One window of Jannaschia sp. CCS1 genomic DNA carries:
- a CDS encoding N-formylglutamate amidohydrolase codes for MTDAVEILGAERSGRWVVTCDHACNRVPDDVAGGDLGLPPADMARHIAYDVGALGVARAMGEALNGPVVTSRFSRLVIDPNRGEDDPTLLMQIYDGSIIPANRGASQAEIDRRLDRFHRPYHRALAHVIAQRDDPIVVAIHSFTPQLIGRAPRPWHVSVLYAGDTRLPYPLLARLRDEDDLCVGDNEPYSGHLPGDALDRHGVQPGRLHVLIEVRNDLIETAEDQARWGVRLAQMLEAAATSADL; via the coding sequence ATGACAGACGCAGTTGAAATTTTGGGCGCGGAGCGATCCGGGCGGTGGGTCGTGACCTGTGATCACGCCTGCAACCGCGTGCCGGACGACGTGGCTGGCGGAGACCTTGGCCTGCCGCCTGCGGATATGGCACGCCACATCGCTTACGACGTGGGCGCCCTGGGTGTTGCGCGGGCGATGGGAGAGGCGCTGAATGGCCCGGTTGTGACCTCCCGTTTTTCGCGCCTCGTGATCGACCCCAACCGGGGTGAGGATGACCCGACACTTCTGATGCAAATCTACGACGGCTCCATCATTCCCGCCAATCGCGGGGCCTCGCAGGCAGAGATTGACCGCCGGCTTGACCGCTTTCATCGCCCCTACCACAGGGCCTTGGCGCACGTGATCGCACAGCGAGACGACCCGATTGTCGTCGCTATCCACAGCTTCACCCCGCAATTGATCGGACGCGCGCCGAGACCCTGGCATGTGTCGGTCCTGTATGCCGGGGACACCCGGTTGCCGTATCCACTGCTGGCGCGTCTGCGGGATGAAGATGATCTTTGCGTCGGCGATAACGAGCCCTATTCCGGCCATCTGCCAGGCGACGCGCTGGACCGGCACGGCGTGCAGCCCGGGCGCCTCCATGTGTTGATCGAAGTACGCAACGATCTGATTGAAACGGCCGAAGATCAGGCCCGTTGGGGCGTCAGGCTGGCCCAGATGCTTGAAGCTGCCGCAACGAGCGCCGATCTATAG
- a CDS encoding NAD(P)/FAD-dependent oxidoreductase, with amino-acid sequence MDSIIVIGAGQAGASCVAKLRAEGFEGKITLIGDEPVPPYQRPPLSKAYLLGDMALERLFLRPEAWYADNEVELRLGAPVDAIDAAEKTISVEGDVLPYEALVLATGSTPRRLPAKIGGDLGGVHVVRTLADVDAMEPEVTGNRRALIVGGGYIGLEAAAVARKRGMEVTLIEAAPRILGRVAASETADYFRDVHRANGVRILEGVGLECINGVDGRVVGAMLTNGEEHPYDVVIAGIGIVPNDSPAEMAGVTLDNGIATDLQGRTSDPSIWAAGDCASLPFRGERIRLESVQNAIDQAEAVAKNILGATEDYVPKPWFWSDQYDVKLQIAGLNTGYDKVVVRDGGAARSHWYYNGDTLLAVDAMNDPRGYMIGKRLIEAGKSPSADIVADPDSDLKPLLKA; translated from the coding sequence ATGGACAGTATTATCGTCATCGGAGCGGGTCAGGCGGGCGCGTCTTGCGTTGCCAAACTGCGGGCCGAAGGATTTGAGGGCAAGATTACCCTTATAGGTGATGAGCCGGTGCCACCCTATCAGCGCCCACCTCTCTCCAAGGCTTATCTGCTTGGCGATATGGCGCTGGAACGGCTCTTTCTGCGGCCCGAGGCCTGGTATGCGGATAATGAGGTCGAACTGCGCTTGGGTGCGCCTGTGGACGCGATTGACGCCGCTGAAAAGACGATCAGTGTGGAGGGCGACGTGCTGCCCTACGAGGCCCTCGTGCTGGCAACAGGATCGACGCCCCGTCGCTTGCCTGCCAAGATTGGCGGCGATCTGGGGGGCGTCCACGTGGTGCGCACGCTGGCGGATGTCGACGCGATGGAGCCCGAGGTGACAGGCAATCGCCGCGCGCTGATCGTGGGTGGGGGGTATATCGGTCTGGAGGCGGCCGCCGTTGCCCGCAAACGCGGCATGGAGGTCACGCTGATCGAGGCCGCACCGCGTATTCTGGGCCGGGTCGCGGCGTCAGAGACGGCGGATTATTTCCGCGATGTGCACCGCGCCAATGGTGTGAGAATTCTGGAAGGCGTCGGCCTTGAGTGTATCAACGGTGTGGATGGTCGCGTGGTCGGCGCGATGCTGACCAATGGCGAGGAACATCCCTATGACGTGGTGATTGCAGGCATCGGGATCGTGCCCAACGACAGCCCCGCAGAGATGGCGGGCGTGACGCTGGACAACGGTATCGCCACGGACCTACAGGGGCGCACCAGCGACCCAAGCATTTGGGCCGCAGGTGATTGCGCGTCGTTGCCGTTCCGGGGTGAGCGCATCCGGTTGGAGTCTGTGCAGAACGCGATTGATCAGGCGGAGGCTGTGGCGAAGAACATCCTCGGTGCGACGGAGGATTACGTGCCCAAACCCTGGTTCTGGTCGGATCAATACGACGTCAAATTACAGATTGCCGGATTGAATACGGGCTACGACAAGGTCGTCGTTCGGGACGGTGGGGCGGCGCGGTCCCACTGGTATTACAACGGCGACACATTGCTGGCCGTAGACGCGATGAACGATCCGCGTGGCTACATGATCGGCAAGCGGTTGATTGAGGCTGGAAAGTCGCCGTCGGCAGACATCGTGGCGGACCCGGACAGCGACCTTAAGCCGTTGCTCAAGGCATGA
- the rsmD gene encoding 16S rRNA (guanine(966)-N(2))-methyltransferase RsmD — MRIVGGRLRGKKLADVGTGDAAAHLRPTTDRVRESLFNLLTNGRNGDLVRGATVLDLFAGTGALGLEALSRGAEHVTFVDSGAASRALLRENIALCAAPGVTKVFRTDVSDLGPPKTPSDLVFLDPPYGEGLGEMAIDTLLAQGWLAPGATLVWEESAPPIIPAPFQMLDQRGYGQTTITILRFP, encoded by the coding sequence ATGAGAATCGTGGGGGGTCGGCTGCGCGGCAAGAAGTTGGCGGATGTGGGCACGGGCGACGCTGCGGCGCATCTGCGCCCCACCACGGATCGCGTCCGCGAGAGCCTGTTCAACCTGCTCACCAATGGTCGGAATGGTGATCTGGTGCGGGGTGCGACGGTCCTCGACCTCTTCGCGGGCACCGGGGCGCTCGGGTTGGAAGCGCTGAGTCGCGGTGCCGAGCATGTCACTTTCGTTGACAGCGGCGCCGCCTCCCGTGCGCTTTTGCGCGAGAATATCGCGCTGTGTGCTGCTCCGGGTGTCACCAAGGTGTTCCGTACCGATGTCTCCGACCTGGGGCCGCCGAAAACGCCCTCCGATCTGGTATTCCTCGACCCGCCCTATGGTGAGGGCCTGGGCGAAATGGCCATCGACACGCTGCTGGCCCAAGGCTGGCTCGCCCCCGGGGCCACGCTGGTGTGGGAAGAAAGCGCCCCGCCCATTATTCCCGCGCCGTTTCAGATGCTTGACCAACGCGGCTACGGCCAAACCACCATAACCATCCTGAGGTTCCCATGA
- a CDS encoding HAD family hydrolase: MIPDLVIFDCDGVLVDSEPLSNQVTVDALADMGIHMSLDEIMAMFVGKSMAQVAAGVRAMGAPLPGSDAEWIDTLYTETYARLRQGVDPIPGVVGVLDALDTAGVPYCVASNGSDEKMDITLGGTGMAERFKGKRFSAHTLGVSKPDPELFFIAAKYMSVVPSRAVVIEDSPSGALGAQRAGMRCFGYAPEGGDALEEVGAHVFQSMNDLPALLGIKD, from the coding sequence ATGATACCTGACCTTGTCATCTTCGATTGCGATGGAGTGCTGGTGGACAGCGAGCCCTTGTCCAATCAGGTTACCGTCGATGCGCTGGCAGACATGGGTATTCACATGAGCCTGGACGAGATTATGGCGATGTTCGTTGGCAAGAGCATGGCTCAGGTTGCGGCCGGTGTGCGTGCCATGGGTGCACCACTGCCCGGCTCGGATGCGGAGTGGATCGACACCCTATATACCGAGACCTACGCGCGGCTGCGCCAAGGGGTGGATCCCATCCCCGGTGTCGTGGGCGTGCTTGACGCGTTGGACACCGCAGGCGTGCCCTATTGCGTCGCGTCCAACGGGTCCGATGAGAAGATGGACATCACCCTTGGCGGCACCGGCATGGCGGAGCGTTTCAAGGGCAAACGGTTTTCCGCCCACACATTGGGTGTGTCAAAACCGGACCCGGAGTTGTTCTTCATCGCGGCGAAATACATGAGCGTCGTGCCGTCGCGCGCGGTGGTGATCGAGGACAGCCCATCGGGAGCGTTAGGCGCACAGCGGGCTGGGATGCGGTGCTTTGGCTATGCACCAGAGGGAGGGGACGCTTTGGAAGAGGTGGGCGCACACGTCTTTCAATCCATGAACGATCTACCAGCCCTGCTCGGGATTAAGGACTAA
- the rpmI gene encoding 50S ribosomal protein L35, with the protein MPKMKTKSSAKKRFKVTSTGKVMAAQAGKQHGMIKRSNKFLRNARGTSELSAPDSKIVKSYMPYDR; encoded by the coding sequence ATGCCGAAGATGAAGACAAAGTCGAGCGCGAAGAAGCGCTTCAAAGTGACAAGCACCGGTAAGGTGATGGCCGCTCAGGCGGGCAAGCAGCACGGGATGATCAAGCGGAGCAACAAGTTCCTTCGCAATGCACGTGGGACGAGCGAACTCAGCGCCCCCGATAGCAAGATCGTCAAGTCCTACATGCCCTACGACCGTTAA
- a CDS encoding exopolysaccharide biosynthesis protein translates to MSEPHPPLAEAPPASLPDIIDRVLDAARVDVTDIRTILQSFGRASFTPVLLLPAMAVATPLSGIPLFSSFAGLLIALVSAQMLARRNYLWLPDWILRRQITGGKLRAAFERIRPVAVWIDARTAQRFRLLSRRPLIFLPQLLCLVSGLMMPVLEFVPFSSSVVGIGVAILALGMLARDGALIVLGLLPYAGVVWLVYRVV, encoded by the coding sequence ATGAGCGAACCGCACCCACCCCTGGCCGAGGCCCCGCCTGCGTCCCTTCCCGACATTATCGACCGGGTCCTGGACGCCGCCCGGGTAGACGTCACCGATATCCGCACGATTTTGCAGTCGTTTGGGCGGGCCAGCTTCACGCCAGTGTTGCTCCTGCCCGCAATGGCGGTGGCAACCCCGCTCAGTGGCATCCCCCTGTTCTCGTCTTTCGCAGGGCTTCTGATTGCGCTGGTCTCTGCGCAGATGCTGGCGCGGCGCAATTATCTCTGGTTGCCGGACTGGATCCTTCGCCGCCAGATAACTGGGGGAAAGCTTCGGGCTGCCTTTGAACGGATCCGCCCGGTCGCCGTCTGGATTGACGCGCGCACGGCACAACGGTTCCGCCTCCTGTCACGCCGACCCCTTATCTTCCTGCCACAGCTGTTGTGCCTCGTGTCCGGCCTGATGATGCCTGTGCTTGAATTTGTGCCGTTCTCCTCCTCCGTCGTGGGGATCGGGGTGGCGATACTTGCCTTGGGGATGCTGGCACGGGACGGCGCATTGATCGTTTTGGGACTGCTGCCTTATGCCGGTGTTGTGTGGTTGGTCTACCGCGTGGTGTGA
- the recQ gene encoding DNA helicase RecQ: MLVEHPDTSAILKSTFGFDAFRPGQAEIVEAVASGKDVLAIMPTGGGKSLCFQLPALVRDGVTVVISPLIALMRDQVRGLREAGVEAGALTSGNTPEETDAVWEGLERGTLKLLYLAPERLASTGTERMLARAGVSMIAVDEAHCVSQWGHDFRPDYLRLGALRRALNVPLAAFTATADAETRAEICERLFEDPPEVFLHGFDRPNLTLAFEVKNQPRQQILSFAAARKGQSGIVYCGTRAKTETLAKALRDEGHSACHYHGGMEADDRRIVETRFNREDGLIVCATVAFGMGVDKPDIRWVAHADLPKSIEGYYQEIGRAGRDGAPADTLTLYGPDDIRFRRQQVDEGLAPPERKTADHARLNALLGLAEAQGCRRKVLLSYFGDEAEDCGNCDLCARPPELFDASVAVQKALSVMLRTGEYFGAGHLIDVLLGAQNEKIRQRGHDRLSTYGIGTEFDKRGWQAVFRQMMGRDLVRPDPERHGAFRMTDAARPILRGEEGITLRKDTISKAPRRPAVKMLVSEEDAPLMSALKAKRRALAEDARVPAYVIFTDKTLIEMAEKRPDTLDDMARISGVGATKLERYGTAFLQVITGDTPEAVHPARRALAGRDAGDVFDRLMEVQQDLMRGDDGTGKYLSVNHSTLRRIAERRPASLHDMARIAGMGDKQVDRFAEAFLEVLREAG; this comes from the coding sequence ATGTTGGTCGAACACCCCGACACATCTGCGATTTTGAAATCCACCTTCGGATTTGACGCCTTCCGCCCCGGTCAGGCGGAAATTGTGGAGGCTGTGGCGTCCGGCAAAGACGTCTTGGCCATTATGCCAACCGGCGGCGGCAAAAGCCTTTGTTTCCAGCTGCCCGCACTGGTTCGCGACGGAGTTACGGTTGTGATTTCTCCGCTGATTGCGCTGATGCGCGATCAGGTGCGCGGTCTGCGGGAAGCGGGGGTGGAGGCGGGCGCTTTGACCTCTGGCAATACGCCCGAGGAAACGGACGCGGTGTGGGAGGGACTGGAGCGCGGGACGCTGAAGTTGCTCTACCTCGCGCCGGAACGGCTTGCCTCAACGGGGACGGAACGGATGTTGGCACGCGCGGGCGTATCGATGATCGCCGTGGATGAAGCCCATTGTGTCAGCCAGTGGGGCCACGATTTCCGTCCCGATTATCTGCGCCTTGGCGCGTTGCGTCGTGCGCTGAACGTCCCGCTGGCCGCTTTCACCGCCACGGCGGACGCAGAAACGCGGGCCGAGATTTGCGAACGCCTGTTCGAGGACCCGCCAGAGGTGTTCCTGCATGGCTTCGACCGCCCAAACCTGACCCTCGCGTTTGAGGTCAAGAACCAGCCGCGCCAGCAGATCCTGTCGTTTGCCGCCGCGCGCAAAGGCCAGTCCGGCATCGTCTATTGCGGCACACGGGCGAAGACGGAAACGCTTGCCAAGGCTTTGCGGGACGAGGGCCACAGCGCCTGCCATTACCATGGTGGGATGGAGGCGGATGACCGACGGATTGTGGAGACCCGCTTTAACCGCGAAGACGGCTTGATCGTCTGCGCTACGGTGGCTTTTGGGATGGGGGTCGACAAGCCCGATATCCGTTGGGTCGCCCATGCCGATCTGCCCAAGTCGATCGAGGGGTATTATCAGGAAATCGGTCGTGCCGGTCGCGACGGCGCGCCTGCCGATACGCTGACGCTCTACGGTCCCGATGATATCCGCTTCCGGCGCCAGCAGGTGGACGAGGGCCTCGCCCCGCCAGAACGCAAAACAGCAGACCACGCCCGCCTGAACGCGCTTCTGGGTCTGGCGGAAGCGCAGGGATGTCGCCGTAAAGTGCTGCTGTCCTACTTCGGGGATGAGGCTGAGGATTGTGGCAATTGTGATCTCTGCGCCAGGCCGCCGGAATTATTTGACGCCTCCGTTGCCGTGCAAAAGGCGCTGTCCGTGATGCTGCGCACAGGTGAATATTTCGGCGCGGGTCATTTGATAGATGTCCTCCTTGGCGCGCAGAATGAGAAGATCAGGCAGCGGGGTCATGATCGTCTGTCGACCTACGGCATCGGGACGGAGTTCGACAAACGCGGCTGGCAGGCCGTGTTCCGGCAGATGATGGGACGCGACCTTGTCCGCCCCGATCCGGAGCGTCACGGCGCGTTTCGCATGACCGACGCTGCGCGCCCTATTTTGCGCGGGGAAGAAGGCATCACGCTGCGCAAAGATACGATCTCAAAAGCGCCCCGCCGTCCCGCCGTGAAGATGCTGGTGAGCGAGGAGGACGCGCCGCTGATGTCCGCACTGAAAGCCAAGCGCCGCGCCTTGGCCGAGGATGCGCGCGTGCCCGCTTACGTGATTTTCACCGACAAGACGTTGATCGAAATGGCCGAGAAACGACCGGACACCCTGGACGACATGGCCCGCATTTCCGGTGTTGGGGCCACCAAGCTGGAACGGTATGGCACGGCATTCCTGCAAGTCATAACGGGTGACACGCCTGAGGCCGTTCACCCCGCCCGCCGTGCACTGGCCGGGCGCGATGCAGGCGATGTCTTCGACAGGCTGATGGAGGTCCAGCAGGACCTGATGCGCGGGGACGACGGCACGGGCAAGTATCTCTCGGTCAATCACTCGACGCTTCGCAGGATCGCCGAGCGCAGGCCCGCCTCGCTGCACGATATGGCGCGGATCGCGGGTATGGGCGACAAGCAGGTGGACCGCTTTGCGGAAGCGTTTCTGGAGGTTCTGCGCGAGGCTGGATAA
- the pyk gene encoding pyruvate kinase — MKRDRNVKIVATLGPASDDYEMIRALHEAGADVFRLNMSHGDHSEIAVRHGIIRQIEADLGQPIAILADLQGPKLRVGVFDNDDGYDLDVGATFRMDLDDTPGDTTRVQLPHTEIFAALEPGAHLLINDGKIRVKVLECGTDYANCEVLAGGRISNRKGVNVPDVVLPLAALSEKDRKDLEFVCELGVDWLALSFVQRREDVDEARSLAKGRAAVLSKIEKPSAVANFGEILEASDGIMVARGDLGVELPVQNVPPIQKLLVRKCRNAAKPVIVATQMLESMIESPMPTRAEVSDVAAAIYEGADAIMLSAESAAGDFPIEAVTTMNNVAVEVESDPTYRSIIEASRGGEKETVADAIVSAAREIAETTNIKLICCFSESGSTAALTARERPNVPILALTSRQATARRMCLTWGCHCVKVGSVGRFKEAVISAVRAATTEGLAETTDQIVVTAGVPFGQSGSTNILRIAPCDERLIYASELE, encoded by the coding sequence ATGAAACGCGACCGTAACGTCAAGATCGTTGCAACCCTCGGCCCCGCGTCCGATGACTATGAGATGATCCGGGCGCTCCATGAGGCCGGTGCAGACGTGTTTCGCCTAAATATGTCTCATGGGGACCATTCCGAGATTGCCGTGCGCCACGGTATCATTCGCCAGATTGAGGCCGATCTGGGTCAACCGATTGCCATTCTGGCAGATTTGCAGGGTCCCAAGCTGCGCGTCGGCGTCTTTGACAACGATGACGGCTACGATCTGGACGTTGGCGCGACATTCCGCATGGACCTCGATGACACGCCTGGCGACACCACCCGCGTGCAACTGCCCCACACCGAGATTTTCGCGGCTCTGGAGCCCGGCGCGCATCTGCTGATCAACGATGGCAAGATCCGGGTGAAGGTGCTGGAGTGCGGTACGGATTATGCCAATTGCGAAGTCCTCGCGGGTGGGCGGATTTCCAACCGCAAGGGCGTGAACGTGCCGGACGTTGTTCTGCCGCTTGCCGCGCTCTCAGAGAAGGATCGCAAGGACCTGGAATTTGTTTGTGAGTTGGGGGTCGACTGGTTGGCGCTGTCGTTTGTGCAGCGCCGCGAGGATGTGGACGAAGCGCGGAGCCTGGCCAAGGGCCGCGCGGCGGTTCTGTCGAAGATCGAGAAGCCGTCTGCCGTAGCGAACTTCGGTGAAATCCTGGAGGCGTCCGACGGCATCATGGTCGCGCGTGGCGATCTGGGTGTGGAGCTGCCCGTGCAGAACGTGCCGCCGATCCAGAAGCTTCTGGTGCGCAAGTGCCGCAACGCGGCCAAGCCGGTGATCGTTGCCACGCAAATGCTGGAGAGCATGATTGAAAGCCCGATGCCCACCCGCGCCGAGGTCTCGGACGTGGCTGCCGCGATCTATGAAGGCGCCGATGCCATCATGCTCAGCGCCGAATCTGCCGCCGGTGATTTTCCGATTGAGGCCGTGACCACGATGAACAACGTCGCCGTGGAGGTTGAAAGTGACCCCACCTACCGCAGCATCATCGAGGCCAGCCGCGGCGGCGAGAAGGAGACGGTTGCCGATGCCATCGTATCTGCCGCGCGCGAAATCGCGGAGACGACCAACATCAAGTTGATCTGTTGCTTCTCGGAATCCGGCTCCACCGCCGCGCTCACGGCGCGTGAGCGGCCAAATGTGCCGATCCTCGCCCTGACCTCGCGCCAGGCCACGGCGCGGCGGATGTGCCTGACCTGGGGTTGCCATTGTGTGAAGGTCGGTTCGGTCGGACGTTTCAAGGAAGCGGTGATCAGCGCCGTGCGCGCGGCCACCACGGAAGGGCTGGCAGAAACGACAGATCAGATCGTCGTGACCGCGGGTGTGCCGTTTGGTCAATCGGGCTCCACCAACATTCTGCGGATTGCACCCTGCGATGAGCGGTTGATTTACGCGTCCGAGCTGGAATGA
- the pheS gene encoding phenylalanine--tRNA ligase subunit alpha: MDGLNDLRAGWLDRIGGATDEATLEEFRVAALGKKGEISLKMRELGKMTPEERQVAGPALNALKDEVNAAIAAKKAGLADAALDERLKAEWLDVTLPARPKRVGSIHPVSQVTEEVTAIFADMGFSVAEGPQIETDFYNFDALNIPGHHPARAEMDTFYTHRAEGDNRPPHVLRTHTSPVQIRHMEKHGAPCRIIAPGRVYRADYDQTHTPMFHQVEGLVLGRDVSMANLKWVLEEFYSAFFGVQVKTRFRASHFPFVEPGAEVDIQCSFEGGTVKVGEGDDWLEILGSGMVHPKVLEAGGIDPQEFQGFAFGMGIDRIAMLKYGIPDLRDFFASDLRWLRHYGFASLEMPSVHAGD; this comes from the coding sequence ATGGACGGATTGAATGATTTGCGCGCCGGGTGGCTGGACCGGATCGGTGGGGCCACGGATGAGGCGACGCTGGAAGAGTTCCGCGTCGCGGCCCTCGGCAAGAAGGGCGAAATCTCCCTGAAGATGCGTGAATTGGGCAAGATGACGCCCGAGGAGCGCCAAGTGGCAGGCCCCGCGCTCAATGCCCTGAAGGACGAAGTGAACGCCGCGATTGCCGCGAAGAAAGCCGGCCTCGCAGATGCCGCGCTTGATGAGCGGTTGAAGGCCGAATGGCTCGACGTGACCCTGCCCGCCCGGCCCAAACGCGTGGGCTCCATCCACCCCGTGTCCCAGGTCACCGAAGAAGTCACCGCGATCTTCGCCGACATGGGCTTTTCGGTCGCGGAAGGCCCGCAGATCGAGACGGATTTCTACAATTTCGACGCGCTCAACATTCCCGGCCATCACCCCGCGCGGGCGGAGATGGATACGTTCTACACCCACCGCGCCGAGGGCGATAACCGCCCGCCCCACGTCTTGCGCACCCACACGTCGCCGGTGCAGATCCGCCATATGGAAAAGCACGGCGCGCCCTGCCGCATTATCGCGCCGGGCCGCGTGTACCGCGCCGACTACGACCAGACCCACACGCCGATGTTCCATCAGGTGGAGGGGTTGGTTCTGGGCCGCGACGTCTCCATGGCGAACCTGAAATGGGTGCTGGAGGAGTTCTACTCCGCGTTCTTTGGCGTGCAGGTCAAAACCCGCTTCCGCGCGTCGCACTTCCCTTTCGTGGAACCGGGCGCCGAGGTCGACATTCAGTGCTCGTTCGAGGGCGGCACCGTGAAGGTCGGTGAGGGCGACGATTGGCTGGAGATTTTGGGTTCAGGTATGGTCCACCCCAAGGTGCTGGAAGCCGGTGGCATCGACCCGCAGGAGTTCCAGGGCTTCGCCTTCGGCATGGGCATCGACCGCATCGCCATGCTGAAATACGGCATCCCCGATTTGCGTGACTTCTTCGCCAGCGACCTGCGGTGGCTACGCCACTACGGGTTTGCCTCGTTGGAGATGCCAAGCGTGCATGCGGGGGATTGA
- the rplT gene encoding 50S ribosomal protein L20: protein MSRTKGGTVTHRRHKKVIDAAKGYYGARSTNFRTATQAVDKANQYATRDRKNRKRQFRALWIQRINAAVRQHDEALTYSRFINGLAKAGIEVDRKVLADLAVHEPDAFSAIVDQAKAAL, encoded by the coding sequence ATGTCCCGTACCAAAGGTGGAACCGTCACTCACCGTCGCCACAAGAAAGTCATCGATGCCGCCAAAGGTTACTATGGCGCGCGTTCGACGAACTTCCGCACCGCGACTCAGGCCGTCGACAAGGCCAACCAATACGCCACACGCGACCGCAAGAACCGCAAGCGCCAGTTCCGCGCGTTGTGGATCCAGCGGATCAACGCGGCTGTGCGTCAACATGACGAAGCGCTGACATATTCGCGCTTCATCAACGGTCTGGCGAAAGCCGGGATCGAAGTGGACCGGAAGGTCCTGGCGGATCTGGCCGTGCACGAGCCCGACGCCTTTAGCGCCATCGTGGATCAGGCGAAGGCCGCGCTCTAA
- a CDS encoding DUF1244 domain-containing protein codes for MSEPTKTELEAATFRRLLAHLDSRKDVQNIDMMNLTGFCRNCLSRWYQEEAADRGVTIDKDAAREIIYGMPYPEWRDKYQTEASAEQQAAFEGNKSAH; via the coding sequence ATGAGCGAGCCCACCAAGACCGAGCTTGAAGCCGCCACCTTCCGCCGCCTGCTGGCGCATCTGGACAGCCGCAAGGACGTGCAGAACATCGACATGATGAATCTGACGGGCTTTTGCCGGAACTGCCTGAGCCGCTGGTATCAGGAGGAAGCCGCCGACCGGGGCGTCACGATAGATAAGGACGCCGCGCGGGAAATCATCTACGGTATGCCGTATCCAGAATGGCGCGATAAGTACCAGACCGAGGCCAGCGCCGAGCAGCAGGCCGCCTTTGAGGGCAACAAGTCAGCGCACTAA
- the yaaA gene encoding peroxide stress protein YaaA codes for MLTVISPAKRLDWAKRELATTAPDFMDDAVTLARAAKRLSQADLRKLMDISADLAKLNADRFKVFEEAPEGERPAALAFAGDTYIGLEATSLDADTMDYAQDHLRILSGLYGLLRPLDAIRPYRLEMGSRLKTRKGPSLYAYWGPRLAQALNVQAKAVDTKTLINCASVEYFSAVDEKALDLDIVTPQFFEDKPGGPKIVSFFAKKARGAMARFVQERRLTSPHQILDFDTGGYSHAPDLSAPGKPAFLRSEAAQKAA; via the coding sequence ATGCTCACCGTGATTTCCCCCGCCAAACGCCTGGATTGGGCGAAGCGTGAATTGGCAACAACGGCGCCGGATTTCATGGATGATGCGGTGACGCTGGCCCGTGCAGCCAAGCGGTTGAGCCAGGCGGATCTGCGCAAGTTGATGGATATCAGCGCTGATTTGGCGAAGTTGAATGCGGACCGCTTCAAGGTATTTGAAGAGGCTCCTGAAGGGGAGCGTCCTGCCGCCCTGGCATTTGCGGGCGATACTTATATCGGCCTGGAAGCGACGAGCCTGGACGCCGACACGATGGATTATGCGCAAGATCACCTGCGGATCCTGTCGGGGCTATACGGCTTGCTGCGCCCACTGGACGCCATCCGGCCCTATCGGTTGGAGATGGGGAGCCGGTTGAAGACCCGCAAAGGACCTTCCCTGTATGCCTATTGGGGGCCACGTCTGGCACAGGCGCTTAACGTGCAGGCCAAAGCCGTGGACACCAAGACGCTGATCAATTGCGCCTCGGTCGAATATTTCAGCGCGGTTGATGAAAAGGCGCTCGATCTGGACATCGTCACACCGCAATTCTTCGAGGATAAACCCGGCGGCCCCAAGATCGTGAGCTTCTTCGCAAAGAAGGCGCGCGGTGCCATGGCGCGGTTCGTTCAGGAACGTCGCCTGACGTCGCCCCATCAGATCCTCGATTTTGATACGGGCGGGTATAGCCACGCCCCGGATCTCAGCGCGCCCGGAAAGCCAGCGTTCCTGCGCTCGGAAGCGGCTCAAAAAGCCGCCTGA